The proteins below come from a single Campylobacter concisus genomic window:
- a CDS encoding AtpZ/AtpI family protein codes for MTKFKIKDIVAGAEQLSLGVSIVVAILLGTGLGYLVKKATNFTPALWIGFAIGIAAAILNVYKAYKAQIKSLDELKDESRYKGHTKDDDEDD; via the coding sequence ATGACAAAATTTAAGATAAAAGATATCGTAGCAGGGGCTGAGCAGCTAAGCCTTGGCGTTTCAATCGTAGTTGCGATCTTGCTTGGCACTGGGCTAGGATATCTTGTAAAAAAGGCTACAAATTTCACGCCAGCACTTTGGATAGGCTTTGCTATTGGCATCGCAGCTGCTATTTTAAACGTCTATAAAGCTTACAAAGCACAGATAAAAAGCTTAGATGAGCTAAAAGATGAAAGCAGATACAAAGGCCACACAAAAGACGATGATGAGGACGATTAG
- a CDS encoding c-type cytochrome, with the protein MRSIFLFLLFCVAIFGADFITKTEYAKMLYLNPRGIGCDKCHGTKGEGSLISKYKHFDKKANKTVDDELRAPKINDIDFESFKAALTKPKGVMPSYFLTDEETTILYEYITNKINTPSKAVKAQNLSKPVSTDTTQKQLEQSSKAAPATKPAELAKTTPVKPAESAKTVTTQAPKSAAKPAVNPKDNQKTNLKTQNQKDKK; encoded by the coding sequence ATGCGGTCTATTTTTTTGTTTTTGCTTTTTTGTGTGGCGATTTTTGGTGCTGATTTTATCACAAAGACCGAGTACGCCAAGATGCTCTACCTAAATCCACGCGGCATAGGATGTGACAAATGCCACGGCACAAAGGGCGAGGGCAGTCTAATCTCTAAATACAAACACTTTGATAAAAAGGCAAACAAAACGGTTGACGATGAGCTTAGAGCACCAAAGATAAATGATATAGATTTTGAAAGCTTTAAAGCCGCTTTAACTAAGCCAAAAGGTGTCATGCCAAGCTACTTTTTGACAGACGAGGAGACTACGATTCTTTATGAATACATTACGAATAAGATAAATACTCCTTCAAAAGCAGTAAAAGCGCAAAATTTAAGCAAGCCAGTTTCCACTGATACGACGCAAAAACAGCTAGAGCAATCTTCCAAAGCCGCCCCTGCTACAAAACCAGCAGAGTTGGCTAAAACTACCCCAGTAAAACCAGCTGAGTCAGCAAAAACCGTCACTACACAAGCACCAAAGTCAGCAGCAAAACCAGCTGTAAACCCAAAAGATAATCAAAAAACAAATTTAAAAACACAAAATCAAAAGGATAAAAAATGA
- the folD gene encoding bifunctional methylenetetrahydrofolate dehydrogenase/methenyltetrahydrofolate cyclohydrolase FolD, translated as MKILDGKAVSLKVKESVKVRAEELKKFGVEPTLAVILVGEDKASQTYVRAKEKACNEYGIKSVAHRLGENTTQAELLALINVLNLDDSIHGILVQLPLPKHIDTNTVLAMIDPTKDVDGFHAVNVGKLVSGLDGFVPCTPLGVMEILKEYGIDVAGLNAVVIGRSNIVGKPMANLLLNASATVTVTHSKTKNLKEICKNADLIVAAIGKPFFLKADMVKDGAVVVDVGINRLDDGRLVGDVDFEKVAPKCSYITPVPGGVGPMTIAMLLNNTILAAQAKIASHKRAQ; from the coding sequence ATGAAAATTTTAGACGGCAAAGCCGTATCTTTAAAGGTCAAAGAAAGCGTAAAAGTAAGAGCTGAAGAACTAAAAAAATTTGGCGTAGAGCCTACATTGGCTGTTATCCTAGTGGGCGAAGATAAAGCATCTCAAACATACGTTAGAGCCAAAGAAAAAGCCTGCAATGAATACGGCATAAAAAGCGTAGCTCACCGCCTAGGTGAAAATACAACCCAAGCAGAGCTTCTAGCACTTATAAATGTGCTAAATTTAGACGATAGCATCCACGGTATCTTAGTGCAGCTACCACTTCCAAAACATATAGATACAAACACCGTTTTGGCAATGATCGATCCAACAAAAGACGTAGATGGCTTTCATGCTGTAAATGTTGGCAAACTTGTTAGCGGCCTTGATGGCTTTGTGCCTTGCACACCGCTTGGCGTGATGGAAATTTTAAAAGAGTATGGCATTGATGTGGCTGGACTAAACGCGGTGGTGATCGGTAGAAGCAACATTGTTGGCAAGCCTATGGCAAATTTGCTTTTAAACGCCTCGGCAACCGTTACCGTGACTCACAGCAAGACTAAAAATTTAAAAGAAATTTGTAAAAACGCTGACCTTATAGTCGCAGCCATTGGCAAGCCATTTTTCTTAAAGGCTGATATGGTAAAAGATGGCGCAGTGGTCGTTGATGTGGGCATAAACAGACTTGATGATGGCAGGCTTGTAGGCGATGTGGATTTTGAGAAAGTCGCACCAAAATGCTCATACATCACACCAGTTCCAGGAGGCGTGGGTCCGATGACTATTGCGATGCTTTTAAATAATACAATCCTTGCAGCCCAAGCAAAGATAGCTAGCCACAAAAGAGCGCAATAA
- a CDS encoding MFS transporter has protein sequence MASSFRIIRSMGPLFLGMSLLFIGNGLVIASCSALLKQNGVGELEIGLINTGFFVGALISTITAHRVISTTGHIRAFAIFSAIFAVSAMLHAVNQNLVFWAILRAFLGYCYYALLMVIESWLNAKIPNKIRSRVIAFYEGVFYTSFGLGILILALNLNTFEIFIISAAFIMLSSIPLNLIRINQPQIPERQPINIPKIFGIVPLALVGALIAGLAINGFFSMASLFVLLQGYGTKEASFFMTVAMIGGFLAQVFIGSFSDRYGRRPAILLCSSVALISAVLFLLNGKNLTIEYLLSFFFGAGIFCTYGLSLARANDEITDKTKSVQVARALLFSYSLASLFSPLLMSYAMKIFGAFGFIYVYLVLFAGLILFALTQKTIPQHMRKEYNDRLVARTAGIATIEQNGNFADRKNKK, from the coding sequence ATGGCAAGTAGCTTTAGGATTATCCGCTCGATGGGGCCACTATTTTTAGGTATGAGCTTGCTTTTTATCGGAAATGGCCTAGTTATCGCATCTTGTAGTGCACTTCTTAAGCAAAACGGAGTGGGTGAGCTAGAGATTGGATTAATCAATACAGGCTTTTTTGTGGGTGCGTTAATTAGCACTATTACAGCTCACAGAGTCATCTCAACTACTGGTCACATAAGAGCCTTTGCCATCTTTTCAGCCATTTTTGCAGTCTCAGCTATGCTTCATGCGGTAAATCAAAATTTAGTATTCTGGGCGATCTTGCGTGCATTTTTGGGATATTGCTACTACGCGCTTTTGATGGTTATAGAAAGCTGGCTAAATGCAAAAATTCCAAATAAAATAAGATCTCGCGTGATAGCCTTTTATGAAGGCGTTTTTTACACAAGTTTTGGACTTGGCATTTTGATCTTGGCGCTTAATCTTAATACCTTTGAAATTTTCATAATAAGTGCAGCTTTTATCATGCTCTCAAGCATTCCATTAAATTTGATCCGTATAAATCAGCCTCAAATCCCAGAGCGTCAGCCCATAAATATCCCAAAAATTTTTGGTATCGTTCCGCTCGCTCTTGTTGGCGCGCTCATTGCAGGCTTAGCAATAAACGGCTTTTTTTCGATGGCAAGCCTTTTTGTTTTGCTTCAAGGATACGGCACAAAAGAGGCGTCATTTTTTATGACGGTTGCGATGATCGGAGGCTTTTTAGCTCAAGTTTTTATCGGTAGTTTCTCTGATAGATATGGCAGAAGGCCAGCTATTTTGCTTTGTAGTAGCGTGGCTTTAATAAGTGCGGTTTTGTTTTTGCTAAATGGCAAAAATTTGACGATTGAATATCTGCTTTCATTCTTTTTTGGAGCTGGAATTTTTTGCACATATGGACTTTCTCTGGCTAGGGCAAATGATGAGATCACAGACAAGACAAAGAGTGTGCAAGTCGCACGTGCTTTGCTATTTAGCTACTCTTTGGCTTCGCTTTTTTCGCCGCTTCTTATGAGCTATGCGATGAAAATTTTTGGAGCATTTGGCTTTATCTATGTTTATTTGGTACTTTTTGCTGGACTTATTTTATTTGCACTAACGCAAAAGACAATACCACAGCATATGAGAAAAGAGTACAACGACAGGCTCGTTGCAAGGACGGCTGGCATAGCTACT
- the hemL gene encoding glutamate-1-semialdehyde 2,1-aminomutase — MTNKEAFSEAKKYIPGGVNSPVRAFGSVGGEPVMIDHAKGAYLYDVEGKKYLDFIQSWGPLIFGHCDKDIEEAIISAVKQGVSYGAPSPKETALAKLICDEFKQIDKIRFVSSGTEATMSAIRVARGYAKKDGLIKFEGCYHGHSDALLIKAGSGATTYGNASSSGVPQDVVKNTYLAVYNDIQSVKAIFENNKDKIGVVIIEPIAGNMGLVPADKKFLEELRALCDKFGAVLILDEVMSGFRASRLGSYPFHEVDADLITFGKVIGGGMNVAAFGGKAEIMDCLSPEGAVYQAGTLSGNPVAMSAGIAAISKINSDVNLYTRLEKLAKKLMEGFKEAAKSAGITIQTDVRGSMFGYFFTDHAVKNYDDALKSDTKLFAKFHQAMLRRGIYLAPSQFETGFVCDAMSEADIDLAVNAAKEAFLEIKA; from the coding sequence ATGACAAATAAAGAGGCATTTAGCGAAGCCAAAAAATATATCCCAGGTGGTGTAAATTCACCAGTGCGCGCATTTGGTAGTGTTGGTGGTGAGCCTGTGATGATAGATCATGCAAAGGGCGCTTATCTATACGATGTCGAGGGTAAAAAATACCTTGACTTTATCCAAAGCTGGGGTCCGCTCATATTTGGCCACTGTGACAAAGATATCGAAGAAGCTATCATCTCTGCTGTAAAACAAGGCGTATCTTATGGCGCTCCGTCTCCAAAAGAGACAGCTCTAGCAAAGCTAATATGTGATGAGTTTAAACAAATAGATAAAATTCGCTTCGTAAGCTCTGGCACAGAGGCCACTATGAGCGCTATCAGAGTGGCTAGGGGATATGCTAAAAAAGATGGACTAATAAAATTTGAAGGCTGCTATCACGGACACAGCGATGCACTTCTTATAAAAGCAGGAAGTGGCGCTACGACATACGGCAACGCTTCAAGCAGCGGCGTGCCACAAGATGTTGTGAAAAACACTTATCTAGCAGTTTATAACGATATCCAGAGTGTAAAAGCCATCTTTGAAAATAATAAAGACAAAATCGGCGTCGTCATAATTGAGCCAATCGCAGGAAATATGGGGCTTGTACCAGCTGATAAGAAATTTTTAGAGGAGCTTAGAGCGCTTTGCGATAAATTTGGCGCTGTGCTTATTCTTGATGAGGTTATGAGCGGTTTTAGAGCTTCTCGCCTTGGCTCATATCCATTTCACGAGGTGGACGCTGATCTCATCACATTTGGCAAGGTTATAGGCGGAGGCATGAACGTCGCTGCATTTGGTGGCAAGGCCGAGATAATGGACTGCCTAAGCCCAGAGGGCGCTGTCTATCAAGCAGGCACGCTAAGTGGCAATCCAGTGGCGATGAGCGCTGGTATAGCGGCTATTTCTAAGATAAATAGCGACGTAAATTTATACACTAGACTTGAAAAACTAGCTAAAAAACTAATGGAGGGCTTCAAAGAGGCAGCAAAAAGCGCTGGCATCACCATCCAAACTGATGTTCGTGGCTCTATGTTTGGCTACTTTTTTACAGATCATGCCGTAAAAAACTACGACGATGCGCTAAAGAGCGACACAAAGCTCTTTGCTAAATTTCACCAAGCGATGCTTAGACGCGGAATTTATCTAGCACCTAGCCAGTTTGAGACGGGATTTGTCTGCGATGCGATGAGTGAAGCGGATATCGATCTAGCGGTAAATGCAGCTAAAGAGGCATTTTTGGAGATAAAAGCTTAA